catggagaactgggtgtagtgcataaacaatgaattttggaacactgaaaaaaaaacagaagtctttttattccttctcaaagcatcattttcttattaatgtgaagaaaaaaaattttttcaatgtgAGTTGAACTTCTCTACTCTGCTCTATAAGGAGTATGTAaccactcagcagggagacagGCGTTAGAAGCTTAGAACGACGAGGTCAAGTGCAGTTCACTTGCTCCCTGACTGAGATTCTATGCCGCTGTGACCCTCTGAAGGCTTGGGAGCCTTTTCTCCTATAGTACTGCTCAGATGTTCAGCATGAGCTAATGAGAAGAAAGGCACGGAGAACATGAAGGGgcttttgatttcttccatctgtACAGGGATTTGCCAACTTGGATCCTTCTCCcaaggttataaaataaattctaggtGATCATTTTCTGTGTTAAAGTTTCAAGTCTATTTGTTCTGTGAATCTACCTCATTCATGGCCTCCCTCTCTTATTTTGCCTGAATTTTTGTAGAGAAATTATAGCATCAGGAAGTCCTGAACACTTGAGGAGACATCAAGCTGTCAGAGTCACGAGAAGCTCTAGAAAGCTTATCTGGAGTCTCTTGATGAAGGTAGCGTTGAGAGAATTACAAGAGGGTAGTTGGACTGGGAAATTACTTAACCTTCTGACATTATCTTTATGCCTTTCAAAAGAGCTGGCGAATTCACCTAGCATTTGTTCAGCTGATCTGTCCTGTCCAAAAATCACCATCTTCTCCACTTAGAGACAAAAGGCATCTCCCTTTATAGCTTTTTCTGACAATTTCCTGTCAGACATTTGCAAAGCTAGTCAGACACGCAGACAGGAGCCTTTGACAGAACAAGGGTGACATTTCAAAGAAAGAACGATGATAGGTTGCCTAACAGCACACTCCAGAAATAAGCGCCTTTGAAAGGTACAGTGGAAGTTTCCAAGCACCAGACTGGTATTTCACCATGTAGCGCTATCCATTGAGTCCTTTCAAGTAGCTCAACATGAGTTAAATTATGTAGAAGTTCCAAATGCCAAATCACAGAAAggtgaatttaaaatttctattttacagCTCTGAATTAGTGTGGACACTCCCCATCAAGAAAGACATTTGTTTCACTTGAGTCCTTGGCACAAATATTGCTCTTTTATGAACAAATTGCAGCTAGAAAAATGATACTCCCCACAAGTAGAAGGAAGGTACTGCTTTTACATTCTCAATAACtaaatgaatatgtatttttgataGCTGCTTTAGAAATGTCTTCCTTGCAGAGTGTTAGAAACTATAGTTACCACTATTTGAAAGTAGGCCCTAAGTACTGAGAAATAGCTTGCCCTTTCCATAATATAGAATTGAACAGGAAAGTAAGATGCTGTTAGTGGCTAGATTGCCAGCTTCGAAGGTATGCAATAGCGTGATTGAATTCGGTGAGGGCAGAGACAGCTCTTTGGGCTGTTTTCTTCACACTAGTATAGAGTTTAATTCTCATAGATGGGCTCCCACATGATGTTGGCATATCCATTCTGAAGGGGTTTGGTTCCAGGAGCATTGCAATACTACTTCCTGCCTGACTTGAAtgtgcacacgcgcgcgcgcgcgcacacacacacacacacacacacagtgagcaGATCTCACCTTCATTTCCTCTCAATGAAGAGTCAGAAATTTGGGGTTTAATTCCAGGTTGAATCAAATCATAATCTTTAGAAAATTTTCAACTTCCCTGGGATTCAGTTCTTTAaccagaaaaatagagaaaagtcaATCAATCCACCATCTCATCATGTAACTCTTGTACTACGATATCTGCCTTTCTCAAAGATTAAGCTAAAGGGGTGATTTATTGCCAAAAATCCTGCAAGATCAGGTCCCATGTTATTCTTACTACACATATCTCCACTTACACTATCCCTTACTTCTTCTGTTCCAAACACAGATGCCTTCTTGTTATTTCAAATATGCCTCATACATTCTCCCTACCAGGATTTTGTTCTCACTGGCATGCTCGGGTCCCAACCATTCATTCTCCAAGGGCCCCTGCCCTTCAGCCTACTTGAAATCTCAGCTCTGTCTTTCCCTAGCACTCTCCCTCTGCATTCCTTGCTTACACATCTGACATACTATATATTACACATTACACATTTTGCTTatttccctacacacacacacacacacacacacacaaatatgaaaaaaatcacaaagatttttctttcattattcacAATTTTATCTATTGACACACAGTagatgttccataaatatttttaatgaacatatagtaagcatttttatggattttggagATTTCTTACTTAATTCTTACTCTACCaggaaaagataattttaatccccattttatggatgacgAAAATGAGGTTTAAAAGCATTCAGGACACGTAGAGCCCAAGGCCCCACAGTTAGCATGTGGTCAGTTAGGACATACTCTTGAGTTCCTTGTGATTTCAGATCcgttttctttttgttataccATCCTGCCTCTTTCTACCTCAAGAGACTGCTGTGAgaatttagtttaaaattattCGAAGTCTTTAAAAACTGCCATGTCCCATTTTCAAGAAAGGCATGCTAAACACTTCATTTGTATCTGTTTTTTGATGAGAACACAAGCCAGTGCTCTTTTTTAGAATCCGTTTTTTCCTCCACATTAGTTTTTGACAAGCATGAGCTCAAATATACTCCTCATGTCCACTGAATGATTTGGAGCAAGCCCAAAGtgctatggaatgagagaagggaAAAGTCTATGGTGGATGGGAAGAGAAGATGAGGAGCCATATGATAATAAAAgttctgtcttcttcttcctttttttttccttcaaaaagtaTCAGTTACCATCCCCAGTAGCTGCCATCATCTTAGTTCATCAGCTTAGTTCATCAGATAAGCTTCTGCTTATCTCTGGCAGAGCCTCAGTGAGGGTAAGCATACACTATGTTTCACAACATTGCCCATGGGAGAAGCcatatcccccctcccccaacacacgcACCTGTCCCTTAGCCTTAGTGCCTGAATTTGCTGCTTTTGTCAGCTTGTGCCCTCCTCACAATTCTGTCTCATGTTAACACCAGCTGAAACTCTGGGGAAATGCCTGTTACTTCTTGagtggaaaatacagaaatattcaaCAGTCAATCATTCTGTCTATGGAGTATTCACTAATTATCTGTGGGATAAGGATGAGGGCCAGTCACCAGGAGCTGCAAGTAAAATAGCACACCTTACCGATCAGGAGCAGAATATATTTGGAATCTCCACACGGTTtttcaaaatggctgcaccaacttgcattcccaccaacagtgtacgagagttcccctttctccacatcctctccaacacttgttgtttactgtcttgttcattttggccattctaactggtgtaaggtggtaactcaatgtggttttgatttgaatgtccctgatggctaatgatgatgaacattttttcatgtgtctgttagccatttgtatgtcttcattggagaagtgtctgttcatgtcacaACGATTTACCTTCTCACGTGAGAGGTGTTTTAATAGAGGGCAACTAAGTTGGACAGTGCTCTTCCAGCTTCTGTTTATGTGCAGTCTGCCTATGTTTCTAGCTCATGCCAACCTTGAACAAAGAATTTTTCACCTCTTCTTTGGTTTTCCCCAAGGAAATTCATTGAAACATCTGAATAAGAAATGTTGACTTTATCAGGGATTTCACAGAGGAAGTGAATGAAAGGTCTCCATTATGTAGTATTCTGCTGACCATGCAAAGACCCAGAGTAGTCAATACTGTTTCCAGTCTCTTTGACCCTACCACTTCTGATGGGGTGGGAGTTCTCGCTCATATAGACCCAAGTCCCAAACCTTGCTGACTCAAGTCTAGATGTTCAATAATACTTAtggagattattatttttttttttttactgtggtaaatTACTGGGTAAATTATTATTTCCTATTGTggtaaatatacataacatataacTTACTATCATAACCACTTTGAGGTGTACCATTCAGTGGTACTAAGTACATTCATGCTGTTGTACACTCATCACCACCATCGATCTCCGGAActctcttcattttacaaaacTGAACTCTGCACCTATCAAGCAATAACTCCTAATAATGCCTCCTACTCCGAAACCCTAGCAACAACtactatcttttctttcttctttcttttttaatcttcccttttcctccacaCCCCAGCCACAGAAAACCACTGCTCTAATCTGTGTTGCTATGAATTCAGCTTTGTTTAATTCTACATATATAAGTAAgatgcaatatttgtctttcagtGTCTGGTTTACTTCGCTTTGTATAATGTCCTCCAAGTTCATTTAGGTTGTCACAAATGTtaggattttattcatctatcaatggatacttaggttgtttccatatattggctattgtgaataatgataCAATAAACAAGGGAGTGAAAATATCTCTTCATGGTAGTGATTTCCTTCCCTTTGGATATTCATCTAGAAGTTGGATTGTTGAATCATtggtagttctatgtttaattttttgtgaaactacatactgttttccataatggctgatACAATTTATgattgagtaaatgaatgaatgaaaaagtgattaaaatatgaaagtaatGGTTTAAGCAAATCAGCTTTTCTAGATTTCTTTAACTATGACTCATCAAAAAGACATCAAAAAGCTATaagtaaagcatttttaaattattgaaggAATCCTATACTGaattattgaaaattaaaaaacgaAGAATACTTTTGTAAAAAATCAATAGCTAATTAACAGAGTTGGGACACCTTAATCACCTTTTGTAAATTTGGATTTTCTTGTATTGGGTTTATTCAAAGTTAAATTAATATGCATATAATTCATGGGCTCAcacctctctttttatttttttagtttggaAATTCAGGTTTACAAAGCAAGACCATATTTCCCTGTAAACCTCCAGAAAGTGAAAGCTGCCAATATCTAACTGAAATATTCAGGGGGAAAAGAGCCAAAATGTCACATGGGTGAGAAATAACTTTCAATGTCCTATCAAAGGAACTCTTCAAGTTATGTATTGAtcccaacagaaggaaaatatgcCTAGAAATTTAATTTGACATTTATAATCAATAGCACTCAGATGTCACTGGAGTAGAGGGTAGAAAAAAGATGACTTTAAAATTACAGTCTTGAATTTATAATTACAATaatgaataaaagtaaatttattgAATTAGCATTTCCAGAGTCTAGAGAAAAATCAGTGTACCGAAGCATATTGCTGAAGAAATGGAGAGgcaggattttgttttttcacttcgGTAACTCATCTATGCCTTCTTTCTATCCCATCATTTGGGtcttcttgtttcacttttttgacGTTTGAGGTGTGCCTACAAACTAGTGCACACTAAGCTAGTGCAAAGATTGGGCCATTAAAGAACGTCTATAAGCATGAAACTTTTCCTTTATTCACTATCTTATTATTATCCAAAAGTCCTAGAGAGAATGCACTTTGCGCTCTGGAGGAGGAATGCTttggtggaaaaagaaaaagctttgcaATTAGTAGGTGCTTACAGATCTATACTGAATCAGCCAGGAGTCACTGGCATCAGTAGTGTGTACATAAAAAGGCCATCCATATAGTCACAGTAAACACAAACTGGAAATAACAAATAGAATTATATTCTTAAAACAGGAAGGCTGTGATTGCACAGTTTATATTGTAATCATAAGTCCTTTGAGGCTTCTTCCTGAACGTGGTgagttcttccttttcttcttggcactttctcttctatttctacACCATTTCCTTAATGACTTCTCTGGTCTCAGAGCACTAAGTGCCATCCCTTTGCCAATGTGCAAAGTTACATCTCTGACCATGAACTCTGTCTTTAACTATAACCATTTCTTTCCTCCTGGCTACCCAATGCATATATTTTGATGTTTAATAGGTACCTCATACTCGACATGCCTCCAATCAAAGTCTGTGATTTCCCCTTCTCCAAAGATGCTCCTCTCCTAGTCTTTATTTCTGCAAATGGGAATGTCATCCGTAAGAAGGAATCATCTTGTGACTCGTCTATTTTGTCACAATTCATATGCAATCTACAGTGAATCCTTGTcatcaaaatatatacatttgaatCTAGCCAATTCTAACCCTGGTCACCTGCCTGAAACCTTCATCTTTCACTTGGATTTTTGCACTGGCTGTCTAACTGGTCTTCCTGCTTAAGAGATGACCCTTACCTGTAGTCTATTCTCCACACAGTAAGAAGAATTGTCCTTTCAGACCACACCTTTCTTCACTCTGACCTCTGTGGTGTCCCCCAACTCATTCAGAGTAAAAGCCAGCTTCATACAGTGGCTCCCCTGCTACTTTACTCATCTCACCTCCTTcaactctccctccttcccttccattttGGTCATCCTAATCTTCTTGATGTTTCTCGAATATGCCAAGCATAATGTTAAGAGATGTTTGATTGTGCTGTTGCCTCGCCAGTGATGCTCTCCCCGTAGATGAtgatttggctttctttctcagtTCCTTCAGCTTTTTGCTCACATGTCGCTTAATCAGTAACGCCTAGCCCGACAACCCTACATGAAATGGCAGTTGCCCTCTCCTCACCCACCCCTGCTGACTCTGCATTCGCATCCTCATTCTTTGCTGTTTCTCCATGGTTTTGATCACAATCTGGTCTACTCTTCATTGGTCTGTTTTATGTACTACTATAATCTTCCCACAAGGAAGAAAACATTGCTATTGCTTATTTTTGTAGCTGTATTCTCAGTGTGTCAGACaatgcttcagtaaacattttGGGTGAATTAAGCGGATTCTAGTTATCATTCATTCCAAAGTGAAGCTGTATTTGCCACTTGGAGGAGTCTAGATCTCTAGATTACTCAGCAATGTCTTACACATGATTTCGATACTACAGGACAGTTATGCTCTGGGTTCCACCTTTGGGTTTGCATTTGCTAAGGTGGTATGAAAGAATTAAACATGGTTTTGCAGTTGTTCTACGACAGGCTATTAAAGGATTATTGAGTGAGATAACTTGCGTTTGTATACGGATAATTTGTTTCCTCGAATTCTCCGTGCTCTCTTTTAGCCAAAGTGGTTTGAGTTTGGTAAAATGACACTAGATCTTAGATATTCTAGGAAATATATCCTCacctaaaaaatgtttttcaggttTCAACAGCTGTACCTCTCTTGCTCGGCCCTGCCCTAAACCCAGCTCCAGACCTGAACCAAGCTCCAGCATGGAGGAGGCAGACCAAATCCTCATCCATTCCCTGCGCCGGGCCGGCACAACAGTTCCTCCAGATGTGCAGACCCTGCGAGCCTTGACCGCTGAGTTGGCGGTAGAAACTGTAGTCTGCTGCCTGCGTGTGATCGACCCTGCCATGGGCTCTGGTCTCAGGCCCCTGCTGCCTCTGGCCATGTCCGACCGCTTCCGCCTGGCCATGAGCCTGGCTCAGGCCTGTAAGGACCTGGGCTACTCCTTGGAGCTTGGCAATCAGAACTTCCTCTATCCCAGTGAGCCTGATCTCCGGGACCTGCTTTTCTTCTTGGCTGAGCGTCTGCCCTCTGATGCCTCTGAGGATGCAGATCAGCCTGCTAGTGACTCAGCTATTCTTCTCCAGGCCATTGGGGGCCAAATCCGGGACCAGCTGGCCCTTCCCTGGGTCCCACCGCTCCTTCGCACTCCCAAGCTACAGCACCTCCAGGGTTCAGCCTCCCAGAAGCCTTTCTACACCACCAGGCTGGTCATGCCGGAGTTGAGTTCCAGCGGGGAACTCTGGGAGTTCCAGGCGAGTCCTCTGGTGCTACCAgtccccacccaggtgccccagcctgcaAGGAGGGTGGCCTCACTCCTCGAATGCCATGCCATCCAGCTTTGCCAGCACGTGGGTGGGAACCGCCCTGGGGATGAGGACTGGGTCCACCGGGCAAGCTGCCATCCCACCCAGGAAGATCCATGGGCTCAGAGGCAACGGCTACAGAATTACCTGGCTGAGCATCTCTGCCAGACCTGGGGCCGACTAGGGGCTCCCCCACAAACCGGAGACCTGGGAGAGCTGCTGCATGCCTGGGGTGCTGGGGCCAGGGCTGGTGCTTCCAAGGCCTCCAACTTCACACACTCAGAGAAGTTCACCTTTCATCTGGATCCTGAGATACAGGCAGCCCAGGTGTCTGATGTGCCTGCCACCTCCCAGTGGCCTGAACAGGAAATGAAGGCGGCTCAAGAGCAGGAGCTGGAGTTTCTCCGAGAGCAGCTAGAGGGAGTGAACCACAGCATTGAAGAGGTTGAAACCAACATGAAGACCCTGGGAATCAGCTTCATGCGGGTGGAAACCGAGCATCACCAGAATAAGCTCAGCACCGCGGAGCGTGAGCAGGCACTGCACTTGAAGAGCCAGGCAGTGGAACTGCTGCCTGGAGGGGCTGCCAACCTTGCCAAGCTGCAGTTCATGGTGGAGAGTACTGTCCAGTGGGTCTTCTACTTGGTGGGTCAGTGGGAAAAGCACCGGGTCCCGCTCCTGACTGAGTACCGCCACCTCCGAAAGCTTCAGGATTGCAGAGAGTTGGAATCTTCTCGACGGCTGGCAGAGATCCAGGAGCTGCACCAGAGTGTTCGAGCAGCTGCCAGAGAGGCtcaaaggaaggaggaagtctGTAAGCAGCTGGTGTCAGAACTGGAGACCCTGCCTAGAGATGTGTCCCGGCTTGCCTACACCCAGAGCATCTTGGAGATGGTGGGCAACAtccagaagcagaaggaagagatcACTAAGATCTTATCAGACACAAAGGAGCTTCAGAAGGAAATCAGCTCCCTGTCTGGGAAGCTGGATCGGACATTTACAGTGACTGATGAGCTTGTGTTCAAGGATGTCAAGAAGGATGATGCCGTTCGGAAGGCATACAAGTATCTAGCTGCCTTGCATGAGAACTGCAGCCAGCTCATCCAAACTGCTGAGGATAGAGGCACAATCATGTGGAAAGCTGGAGATCTTGAAGAgcagatagagatagagatgggGAAGAAGACCCTCAGCAACCTGGAGAAGATCCGCGAGGACTACCAAGCCCTTCGCCAGGAGAATGCTGGCCTTTTGGGGTGGATCCCAGAGGTCTGAGGAGGCCCCCGCACCACTCTGCTCCTGTCCTTGGGCAGGAAGTTGGGACACTGGGGGCGATGGCCAAGCGCATGCCCTAGCTTTTCCCTCTTATTGGCTGCACAACTCCTCCTATAGCCTTGGCCCCAGACCTCTGCCCACCTGACCCAACCCTTATCTGGGGTGATTGTCCAGATTGTTGGAACTTGGCTGCAGTTTATTGGAGAGGTTACTAGGTTGTGGCCTTGGATCCCAAATAAATGAAGGGCTCTGTATGCGGTcaaaaaaatgcttttcagaggtgtctgggtggctcagtcagttaagcattcaactcttaatctcagctcaggtcttgatctcaggcttgtgagttcaagccccaggttgagcttcatgctgggcttggagcccactttaaaaaaacgTGTTTTTCAGGCAGGTATGTTGACATTGTTGGGAAAGTACCAACTAGTAATAGAAAGTACCTACTAGTAATAACTAGTAGCTATGCTTGGTATCTGCTTCCAGGTAAGTAGTAAGAGTAACAATCTGTGATGTCCTCTTGAGTTCAGCACTATACCCAGCACCATGCCAACTCTGTTACTGACAGATAGGTTTAGATGAGGTGACATCTGTCCCTTCTGGTCATATGCCACTTTGGTTCTGCTCCATCCAAGCCGCTAAAGGGATAGTGGACAGTATTATTTCAGGTCTTCTTCAGTGATGAATGAAAACACATAGAGACGCATATATGAGGGACACAACCATTGGCACATATGGAATGAATTTGGGGACAGATTTAACACATCAGTCCCACTAAGAATAAgttatttcaacatataaatcttttttagttccaaaataaatattttttagttccaGACCAAAGGAGTATTCTTTGACAAGGAAAGTATAGAATGGGAGTCAGATTATTTTGAAGGAACACTACATTAGAATCATAGAATCTTGTCCCTTACCTGGATGGCTTTATAGTTGGATGTTTTCCTATGTTTGCATCAGTCAGAGCCCCCACTGGCACTCTGTTCCAGGTATAATGGACCAAGAAGATGTAACATGTTCCGTACCTCCTTACTGACATTCCTGAAATTTTTTTGTACTTCTAAATGTAATTCAAATCCTGCCTTTTTCATAAAGCTTTCTCGATTACCCCTAAATTAACATTAATCCTTTGCCCCTTTGGACATTCAtaaccccccccaacacacacacacacttccataTCTATAAACTCTATCTGAATTTGCAAGACTCTGGACATTAGGGACTACTCATTCTTTCCATTTCCCACTCTGTAGGTAAGTCAAGTCCCTGGTGTCTTTAAACAATGACTATCAGTCTCTGCTTTAATCCCTTCTATCACCAGTCCTACTGGCCTGCTCTTTTGGTGTAGATTTGGCTCTCCACTGACAACAGCCAGGATCAGGCAAAATTTTCCTTATCCAGTATTTGAGCTGTATGAAGCAGGCTTTTGTTCGGGATgagttgttaaaagaaaaaaaaacaaaaaacaaaaaaaaaacaaatcctagCCTAACAATAATACAGTGATGGCcgacaaaagattttttttcatagaaaattgAGGGAGAATATGTACTATAATTACCAGGAGCTCCAGGGAAGAACACGGTGGTAGAGATGGTGTTTCAAGCGattaagggatttttttaaagtcatcttttctttttcaggatttggAACAGCTTAACTGCCATAAACAGGTTTCCTGGAGAAGTTTCTTGGGAAATGGCTACTGGGGTTTAAATCCCAAATGCTATCATTTAGGTGGATGCCCTTGTTCTGTGTTCCCATTGACCTGGGACACATGTTCTTCTAACATATACTGCACTTTGTTGTAATTATTGTTCAATGTGTATCTTCAATGCCAGACTGTGAATCTGGAGAGCCTAGTAATCAAGGTTGTCTTGTCAATCACTCAATTCCCAGGGCCAGCAATTACTTGCAGAGTGGATAAATGGCTGTGTGTGTTAACAGTGTGAAGTGGGTTAGCCGATACTTTGGGAATTGGTTCGtgtgggtg
The DNA window shown above is from Neovison vison isolate M4711 chromosome 11, ASM_NN_V1, whole genome shotgun sequence and carries:
- the LOC122919273 gene encoding coiled-coil domain-containing protein 22-like produces the protein MEEADQILIHSLRRAGTTVPPDVQTLRALTAELAVETVVCCLRVIDPAMGSGLRPLLPLAMSDRFRLAMSLAQACKDLGYSLELGNQNFLYPSEPDLRDLLFFLAERLPSDASEDADQPASDSAILLQAIGGQIRDQLALPWVPPLLRTPKLQHLQGSASQKPFYTTRLVMPELSSSGELWEFQASPLVLPVPTQVPQPARRVASLLECHAIQLCQHVGGNRPGDEDWVHRASCHPTQEDPWAQRQRLQNYLAEHLCQTWGRLGAPPQTGDLGELLHAWGAGARAGASKASNFTHSEKFTFHLDPEIQAAQVSDVPATSQWPEQEMKAAQEQELEFLREQLEGVNHSIEEVETNMKTLGISFMRVETEHHQNKLSTAEREQALHLKSQAVELLPGGAANLAKLQFMVESTVQWVFYLVGQWEKHRVPLLTEYRHLRKLQDCRELESSRRLAEIQELHQSVRAAAREAQRKEEVCKQLVSELETLPRDVSRLAYTQSILEMVGNIQKQKEEITKILSDTKELQKEISSLSGKLDRTFTVTDELVFKDVKKDDAVRKAYKYLAALQFIGEVTRLWPWIPNK